A section of the Vibrio vulnificus CMCP6 genome encodes:
- a CDS encoding MIP/aquaporin family protein translates to MTNKKHTLFGECLAEFIGTGLLIFFGVGCVAALVLAGAQFGQWEISIVWGFGVSIAIYCTAGVSGAHINPAVTIALAAFHGFDKAKVVPYIIAQLLGAFCSAALVYTLYSNLFTDYEIAHNFVRSSQEALATAGIFSTYPHASLSFFGAFAVEFVITAVLMFAILALGDEHNGAPRGAMNPLLIGILIAVIGGSLGPLTGFAMNPARDFGPKLFAYFAGWDYALSGGRDIPYFIVPILAPIAGACFGGWLYPKAIAAYLPKVGSGCTIPNQCETEEEAKEARA, encoded by the coding sequence ATGACTAACAAAAAACACACTCTTTTCGGAGAGTGCCTGGCCGAATTCATCGGCACAGGGCTACTTATCTTTTTCGGTGTTGGCTGCGTGGCAGCACTGGTGCTTGCTGGTGCTCAGTTCGGCCAATGGGAAATCAGTATCGTGTGGGGCTTTGGTGTCTCGATCGCGATTTACTGTACGGCTGGGGTATCCGGCGCGCACATCAACCCCGCGGTCACCATTGCCTTAGCGGCATTCCACGGCTTCGATAAAGCGAAAGTGGTCCCTTACATCATCGCGCAGTTACTGGGCGCATTCTGCTCTGCGGCTCTGGTTTATACCCTCTACAGCAACTTGTTTACTGACTACGAGATCGCGCATAACTTTGTTCGCAGCAGCCAAGAAGCCCTTGCTACAGCAGGCATCTTCTCCACCTACCCACACGCTTCACTCTCCTTCTTTGGTGCGTTTGCGGTGGAATTTGTCATTACTGCAGTGTTGATGTTTGCCATCCTCGCCTTAGGTGACGAACATAATGGTGCACCGCGTGGCGCGATGAACCCACTGTTGATTGGTATCTTGATTGCGGTGATCGGTGGTTCATTAGGTCCACTAACGGGCTTCGCTATGAACCCAGCACGTGACTTCGGACCAAAACTGTTCGCTTACTTCGCAGGTTGGGATTACGCCCTAAGCGGTGGTCGAGACATTCCTTACTTCATCGTACCGATTTTGGCGCCAATTGCCGGTGCGTGTTTTGGTGGTTGGCTCTATCCAAAAGCGATTGCGGCATACTTACCGAAAGTAGGCTCAGGTTGCACCATTCCGAACCAATGTGAAACGGAAGAAGAAGCCAAAGAAGCACGCGCGTAA
- the glpK gene encoding glycerol kinase GlpK, which produces MTEQKYIVALDQGTTSSRAVVLDHDANIVSVSQREFTQIYPQAGWVEHDPMEIYATQSSTLVEALGKKGIRSDQVAAIGITNQRETTIVWNKETGKPVYNAIVWQCRRTADICEDLKARGLESYIRENTGLVLDPYFSGTKVKWILDNVEGAREDAEAGKLLFGTVDTWLVWKMTQGRVHVTDYTNASRTMLFNINDLCWDSKLLEEMGIPASMMPEVKRSSEIYGQTNIGGKGGTRIPISGIAGDQQAALYGQMCVEAGQAKNTYGTGCFLLMNTGQEKVTSRNGLLTTLACGPKGEPAYALEGAVFMGGASIQWLRDELKLISDAHDSEYFATKVDTSNGVYVVPAFTGLGAPYWDAYARGTIVGLTRGVNSNHIIRATLEGIAYQTRDVLDAMQADSGIKLSALRVDGGAVANNFLMQFQSDVLDTEVHRPKVTEVTALGAAYLAGLAVGYWNSIDELQGKAEIDRSFLPHQDEEKRSRRYKGWKRAVKCAQTWSELRDLED; this is translated from the coding sequence ATGACTGAGCAGAAGTACATCGTTGCACTGGACCAAGGCACCACCAGCTCTCGTGCTGTGGTTTTAGATCACGACGCGAACATCGTTTCTGTCTCCCAGCGCGAATTCACTCAGATTTACCCACAAGCAGGCTGGGTAGAACATGATCCAATGGAAATTTACGCCACTCAGAGCTCGACACTCGTTGAAGCATTGGGTAAAAAAGGCATCCGCAGTGACCAAGTGGCTGCCATCGGTATCACCAACCAACGTGAAACCACCATCGTTTGGAACAAAGAAACAGGCAAACCTGTTTACAACGCCATTGTTTGGCAGTGCCGTCGTACCGCCGACATCTGTGAGGACCTAAAAGCGCGCGGATTGGAATCTTACATTCGCGAAAACACCGGCCTTGTACTTGACCCTTACTTCTCGGGCACCAAAGTAAAATGGATTCTCGACAATGTTGAAGGGGCACGTGAAGACGCCGAAGCGGGCAAACTGCTGTTTGGTACTGTCGATACTTGGCTAGTCTGGAAGATGACCCAAGGCCGCGTGCACGTCACCGACTACACCAACGCCTCTCGCACCATGCTGTTCAACATCAATGACCTATGTTGGGATAGCAAACTGCTCGAAGAAATGGGCATTCCAGCGTCAATGATGCCGGAAGTAAAACGCTCATCAGAAATTTACGGCCAAACCAACATCGGTGGTAAAGGCGGTACGCGTATTCCTATCTCAGGCATTGCGGGTGACCAACAAGCGGCGCTGTACGGCCAAATGTGTGTTGAAGCTGGCCAAGCGAAAAATACCTACGGAACTGGCTGTTTCTTGTTGATGAACACCGGACAAGAGAAAGTGACCTCACGCAACGGTTTGTTGACCACACTCGCGTGTGGACCAAAAGGTGAGCCAGCCTACGCACTGGAAGGTGCGGTATTTATGGGCGGCGCTTCGATTCAGTGGCTGCGTGATGAGCTGAAACTGATTTCCGATGCGCACGATTCCGAATACTTCGCCACAAAAGTGGACACCTCAAACGGCGTGTATGTGGTGCCAGCCTTTACGGGCTTAGGCGCACCGTACTGGGATGCCTATGCTCGCGGTACCATTGTTGGCCTCACTCGTGGCGTTAACTCAAACCACATCATCCGTGCAACGTTAGAAGGCATTGCCTACCAAACCCGTGATGTACTGGACGCAATGCAAGCAGACTCAGGCATTAAGCTTTCTGCCCTACGCGTTGATGGCGGCGCTGTCGCCAACAACTTCCTCATGCAGTTCCAATCTGATGTGCTTGATACCGAAGTGCATCGTCCAAAAGTCACCGAAGTGACCGCGCTGGGCGCTGCGTACCTAGCGGGCTTAGCCGTGGGGTACTGGAACAGTATTGATGAACTTCAAGGCAAAGCAGAGATCGACCGCAGCTTCCTTCCTCATCAAGATGAAGAGAAACGCAGCCGACGCTATAAAGGCTGGAAACGCGCAGTCAAATGTGCGCAAACTTGGTCTGAATTGCGCGATCTCGAAGATTAA